From a region of the Lactuca sativa cultivar Salinas chromosome 4, Lsat_Salinas_v11, whole genome shotgun sequence genome:
- the LOC111886839 gene encoding uncharacterized protein LOC111886839 → MFHTKSESDITSLAPSSPSRSPKRPVYFVQSPSRDSQDGDKSSSLQATPNFRSPMESPSHPSMGRHSRNSSSSRFSGIFRSHSGRKVHRKRNEKGWPECNVIVEEGKYDEYEDEKKLNRRLQALLALLCFIVLFAILCLIIWGAARPFKPEITVKSLAVNSLYIGQGSDSSGVITKMLTINSSLRLGVHNPATFFGVHVSSNAVNLVYSDVVIVTGQLKKYYQQRKSRRTAIVNLEATKVPLYGAGSSLEVSDAGVFEIPLRLEFEIRSKGEVVGKLVTTKHTSQISCNVTLKSNTIKPIRFRKDSCILR, encoded by the exons ATGTTCCACACAAAATCAGAGTCTGATATCACCAGTTTAGCCCCGTCATCACCTTCAAGATCACCAAAACGGCCGGTTTACTTCGTGCAAAGCCCTTCAAGAGACTCACAAGACGGAGACAAATCATCATCATTACAAGCTACACCAAATTTCAGGAGTCCAATGGAATCCCCTTCACACCCTTCTATGGGTCGTCACTCCAGGAACTCATCGTCCAGTCGGTTTTCTGGGATTTTCCGGTCACATTCCGGGAGGAAAGTTCACCGGAAAAGAAACGAAAAGGGGTGGCCGGAGTGTAATGTGATAGTAGAGGAAGGGAAGTATGATGAATATGAAGATGAAAAGAAGTTAAACAGAAGATTACAGGCTTTATTAGCTCTCTTGTGTTTTATCGTCTTGTTCGCTATTTTATGCTTGATTATATGGGGTGCTGCCAGACCTTTTAAACCTGAAATCACTGTTAAG AGTTTGGCTGTGAATAGCCTCTATATAGGGCAGGGTTCAGACTCATCTGGGGTCATAACCAAGATGCTGACCATCAATAGTTCATTGCGACTCGGTGTTCATAATCCAGCTACATTCTTTGGCGTTCATGTTAGCTCTAATGCAGTGAACCTTGTCTATTCAGACGTCGTGATTGTAACCGGTCAG TTGAAGAAGTATTATCAACAAAGAAAGAGTCGAAGAACAGCGATTGTAAACTTGGAAGCAACGAAAGTGCCATTGTATGGTGCAGGTTCGAGTCTAGAGGTTTCTGATGCTGGAGTTTTTGAAATACCATTAAGGTTAGAGTTTGAGATTCGATCAAAAGGTGAAGTCGTTGGTAAATTGGTGACAACGAAGCATACGAGTCAAATTTCTTGCAATGTGACTTTAAAATCGAATACAATCAAACCAATCAGATTCAGAAAGGATTCTTGCATCCTCAGATGA